One Nicotiana tomentosiformis chromosome 4, ASM39032v3, whole genome shotgun sequence genomic window carries:
- the LOC104091232 gene encoding uncharacterized protein gives MWQLYEGWKEILKIQKFRRIVSYTGFYCFTALITYAYTNNTTRAGHSRDDQFYASYPAGTELLTDTAKLYKAALGNVFEEEEWGPIEWCVLAKHFERQGKSPYAYHSQYMAHLVSHGQLDGSG, from the exons ATGTGGCAGCTGTATGAAGGATGGAAAGAGATTCTGAAGATCCAAAAGTTCCGTAGAATTGTGTCCTATACTGGATTCTATTGTTTCACTGCACTCATCACATATGCATACACCAACAACAC GACTAGAGCGGGGCACTCTAGAGATGACCAATTCTATGCTTCTTATCCGGCTGGAACAGAGCTCCTTACTGACACAGCTAAG TTATATAAAGCAGCATTGGGCAATGTTTTTGAAGAGGAAGAATGGGGACCAATCGAATGGTGCGTCCTGGCTAAACATTTTGAACGCCAAGGGAAATCACCATATGCATATCATTCT CAATACATGGCACACCTCGTTTCTCATGGACAGCTAGATGGAAGTGGCTAG